AAACATGGTCAGTATCTCACTGTTTCCCAGACTCGGACACGCTGACGGACATGCAGCGGCACTGCTTGACGCGCTGGATCTTGCGGTAGCGGACGTCCGGCTGCAGGTCAGGGCAGTTGAGCTCCACGGTGAGGCTGGTGAAGCGCTGCGGCCTGCAGAAGGCGCAGGACTGGAAGGACTCCTGCTCTTTCCTGACGTGCCGCGGGATGTAGAAGGAGTTGCACTGGCCATAGCAGAAGCGGTTGATGACGGTGCGGCTCTTGCAGCCCTCCTGACTGACCGTCTGCCGCAGCGGCTGCGTCTTGCACCAGTCGCTCTTCAGGTACTTGCGCTCTGTCACCACCAGAGCTTCC
This region of Cyprinus carpio isolate SPL01 chromosome B12, ASM1834038v1, whole genome shotgun sequence genomic DNA includes:
- the LOC109084573 gene encoding gremlin-2-like isoform X1; translation: MGRRSWTPSLTAHSSRMSCKVALWLLLAGLLCLASAGRKSRPQGSIPSPYKTNSNTSDRRTRKQEVLASSQEALVVTERKYLKSDWCKTQPLRQTVSQEGCKSRTVINRFCYGQCNSFYIPRHVRKEQESFQSCAFCRPQRFTSLTVELNCPDLQPDVRYRKIQRVKQCRCMSVSVSESGKQ
- the LOC109084573 gene encoding gremlin-2-like isoform X2, translating into MSCKVALWLLLAGLLCLASAGRKSRPQGSIPSPYKTNSNTSDRRTRKQEVLASSQEALVVTERKYLKSDWCKTQPLRQTVSQEGCKSRTVINRFCYGQCNSFYIPRHVRKEQESFQSCAFCRPQRFTSLTVELNCPDLQPDVRYRKIQRVKQCRCMSVSVSESGKQ